The Anas platyrhynchos isolate ZD024472 breed Pekin duck chromosome 31, IASCAAS_PekinDuck_T2T, whole genome shotgun sequence genome includes a window with the following:
- the LOC119715335 gene encoding olfactory receptor 14C36-like — protein MSNSSSVTEFLLLAFADTRELQLLHFALFLGIYLAALLGNGLILSAIACNHRLHTPMYFFLLNLALLDLGCISTTLPKAMANALWDTRVITYEACAAQLFLFAFFVVAEYCLLTVMAYDRYFAICKPLHYGSLLGSRACAQMAAAAWDSGFLNAVLYTANTFSLPLCRGNAVVQFFCEIPHILKLSCSDAYLREVGALVFSFSSAFGCFVFIVVSYVQIFRTVLRMSSEQGRHKAFSTCLPHLAVVSLFVSTAMFAYLKPPSISYPYLDLVVAFLYSVVPPVLNPLIYSMRNQELKEALWRLMT, from the coding sequence atgtccaacagcagctcagtCACTGAGTTCCTGCtcctggcatttgcagacacgcgcgagctgcagctcctgcactttgcgctcttcctgggcatctacctggctgccctcctgggcaacggcctcatcctcagcgccatagcctgcaaccaccgcctccacacccccatgtacttcttcctcctcaacctcgccctccttgacctgggctgcatctccaccactctgcccaaagccatggccaatgccctctgggacaccagggtcATCACCTATGAAGCATGTGCTGCCCAactctttctctttgctttctttgtagtAGCTGAGTATTgccttctcactgtcatggcctatgaccgctactttgccatctgcaagcccctgcactacgggagcctcctgggcagcagagcttgtgcccagatggcagcagctgcctgggacagtggctttctcaatgctgttctgtacacggccaacacattttcccttcccctctgtcgaggcaatgctgtggtccagttcttctgtgaaatcccccacatcctcaagctctcctgctcagatgcctacctcagggaagtcggggcacttgtgtttagtttttcttcagcctttggttgttttgttttcattgtggtgtcctatgtgcagatcttcaggacagtgctgaggatgtcctctgagcagggccggcacaaagccttttccacgtgcctccctcacctggccgtggtctctctgtttgtcagcactgccatgtttgcctacctgaagcctcccTCCATCTCTTACCCATACCTGGACCTGGTGGTAGCATTTCtatactcggtggtgcctccagtaTTGAATCCTCTCATCTACAgtatgaggaaccaggagctcaaggaagcCCTGTGGAGATTGATGACTTAA